One genomic segment of Thunnus albacares chromosome 18, fThuAlb1.1, whole genome shotgun sequence includes these proteins:
- the ube2l3a gene encoding ubiquitin-conjugating enzyme E2 L3a: MTSTRRLGKELDDIRKSGMKHFRNIQVDEANILNWQGLIVPDCAPYDKGAFRIEIIFPAEYPFKPPKITFKTKIYHPNIDEKGQVCLPIISVENWKPATRTCQVIQCLIALVNIPQPEHPLRADLAEEYTKDRAKFMKNAEEFTKKHSEKRPVD; this comes from the exons ATGACTTCGACCAGGAGACTAGGCAAG GAGCTCGATGACATCCGCAAATCTGGAATGAAGCATTTCCGCAACATTCAAGTGGATGAAGCAAATATTTTGAACTGGCAAGGGCTCATTGTTCCT GATTGTGCTCCATATGACAAAGGAGCGTTTAGGATTGAGATCATCTTCCCGGCGGAGTATCCCTTCAAGCCACCTAAGATCACTTTCAAGACAAAAATCTACCATCCCAACATCGACGAGAAGGGTCAGGTCTGCCTGCCCATCATAAGTGTGGAGAACTGGAAGCCAGCGACGAGAACTTGCCAAG TGATTCAGTGTCTCATCGCTCTGGTGAACATCCCTCAGCCCGAGCATCCGCTGAGGGCAGACCTGGCAGAGGAATACACCAAAGACCGCGCGAAATTCATGAAGAACGCCGAGGAGttcacaaagaaacacagtgAAAAGCGGCCTGTGGACTGA